Proteins co-encoded in one Streptomyces sp. NBC_00091 genomic window:
- a CDS encoding ABC transporter ATP-binding protein, whose amino-acid sequence MSGTGGYVLRASGISVRFGGVRALSGVDLGIRAGEVCGLIGPNGAGKTTLFDVVSGIRRPDRGRMLLDGVDITRRSPVWRARHGMRRTFQRQQLFGQLSVADNVLVAQEWRGGGGGPAADLLALPARRARERARRERGERVLADCGIGALGSSYAGGLPVGQARMVELARAVADPPRVLLLDEPASGMSAPEREQLARVVRRLAGEEGCAVLLVEHNVAFVMDLCARVVVLDLGAVLAEGTPAEVRADPRVREAYLGTAA is encoded by the coding sequence ATGAGCGGTACGGGCGGGTACGTGCTCCGGGCGAGCGGGATCAGTGTGCGCTTCGGCGGGGTCAGGGCGCTGAGCGGCGTGGACCTGGGGATCCGGGCCGGCGAGGTGTGCGGGCTGATCGGGCCCAACGGGGCCGGGAAGACCACCCTGTTCGACGTGGTGTCGGGGATCCGGCGCCCCGACCGGGGGCGGATGCTGCTCGACGGGGTGGACATCACCCGCCGCTCCCCCGTGTGGCGGGCCCGGCACGGGATGCGCCGGACCTTCCAGCGGCAGCAGCTGTTCGGGCAGCTGAGCGTGGCCGACAACGTGCTCGTCGCCCAGGAGTGGCGGGGCGGCGGGGGCGGGCCGGCCGCCGACCTGCTCGCCCTCCCCGCGCGGCGGGCCCGGGAGCGGGCCCGGCGGGAGCGGGGGGAGCGGGTGCTGGCGGACTGCGGGATCGGCGCGCTCGGGTCCTCGTACGCCGGCGGGCTGCCGGTGGGGCAGGCCCGGATGGTGGAACTGGCCCGCGCGGTGGCCGATCCGCCGCGGGTGCTGCTGCTCGACGAGCCCGCGTCGGGGATGTCGGCCCCGGAGCGGGAGCAGCTGGCGCGGGTGGTGCGGCGGCTGGCCGGGGAGGAGGGCTGCGCGGTGCTGCTGGTCGAGCACAACGTGGCCTTCGTGATGGACCTCTGCGCGCGGGTCGTCGTCCTGGACCTGGGCGCCGTCCTCGCCGAGGGCACCCCGGCCGAGGTCCGGGCGGACCCCCGCGTCCGGGAGGCGTACCTGGGCACGGCGGCGTAG
- a CDS encoding FAD-dependent oxidoreductase: protein MTGTSGTGSSRRAFIAGAAAAAGALPALGAGAAPAAAAAGPPPPNGRRVAVLGGGVAGLTAAHELAERGYAVTVYERRALGGKARSMDVPGSARGGRRPLPAEHGFRFIPGIYHNLPDTMRRIPFPGNAGGVWDNLVAPREMMFARAAGREDLRAPIPWPGHSPAELTPDELRRALTGILQSLVRLPAHETAYFVNRVLVFLTSCDERRDEVWEHTPWWEFTRAAQMSAEYQRILAVGITRNIVATKAEEASTRTVGTLGEAFVCNALGRGADGPPDRILNLPTNEAWIDPWEHHLRSLGVEFRIGWTVQEVRYADGRVSGVGALDPDGARQTVTADHYVSALPVEHARRTWSAGLRAADPMLGRCDLLRTDWMTGIQFYLTERAPLVHGHLNCIDSPWSLTAIQQAEHWPARDFPADYGDGAAVDCLSVDISEWDKPGILYGKTAKQCTREEVAREVWAQLKASLNDTGKTPLADRVLHSWFLDPGVDGLGTPRPTNQDELLIHPTGTFHNRPSAGTRIPNFFLSGDYVAVDIDLATMEGANASARAAVNALLDREGSAAARCAVIPRFRPPELESAKRHDLWRYRLGLRNVFDLG, encoded by the coding sequence ATGACCGGCACGAGCGGTACGGGCAGTTCGAGGCGTGCGTTCATCGCGGGTGCGGCGGCCGCCGCCGGCGCCCTCCCGGCCCTGGGGGCCGGCGCGGCACCGGCCGCGGCGGCGGCCGGCCCACCGCCCCCGAACGGGCGCCGCGTCGCCGTGCTCGGCGGCGGGGTGGCCGGGCTGACCGCCGCGCACGAACTCGCCGAACGCGGCTACGCCGTCACGGTGTACGAGCGCCGGGCGCTCGGCGGCAAGGCCCGCAGCATGGACGTGCCCGGCAGCGCCCGGGGCGGCCGCAGACCCCTGCCGGCCGAACACGGGTTCCGCTTCATCCCCGGCATCTACCACAACCTGCCGGACACGATGCGGCGCATCCCCTTCCCCGGCAACGCGGGCGGCGTGTGGGACAACCTCGTGGCCCCGCGCGAGATGATGTTCGCCCGGGCGGCCGGCCGCGAGGACCTGCGCGCACCCATCCCCTGGCCCGGCCACTCCCCCGCCGAGCTGACGCCCGACGAGCTGCGGCGCGCCCTGACCGGCATCCTGCAGTCCCTGGTCCGGCTCCCCGCGCACGAGACGGCGTACTTCGTCAACCGCGTGCTGGTCTTCCTCACCAGCTGCGACGAGCGCCGCGACGAGGTGTGGGAGCACACACCGTGGTGGGAGTTCACCCGGGCCGCGCAGATGTCGGCCGAATACCAGCGCATCCTGGCCGTGGGCATCACCCGCAACATCGTGGCCACCAAGGCCGAGGAGGCCTCGACCCGTACGGTCGGCACCCTCGGGGAGGCCTTCGTCTGCAACGCGCTGGGCCGGGGCGCGGACGGCCCGCCGGACCGGATCCTCAACCTGCCGACGAACGAGGCCTGGATCGACCCCTGGGAGCACCACCTGCGCTCCCTCGGCGTGGAGTTCAGGATCGGCTGGACGGTCCAGGAGGTGCGGTACGCGGACGGCCGCGTGAGCGGGGTCGGAGCCCTGGACCCGGACGGGGCACGGCAGACCGTCACCGCCGACCACTACGTCAGCGCTCTGCCCGTGGAACACGCCCGCCGCACCTGGAGCGCGGGGCTGCGGGCCGCCGACCCGATGCTGGGGCGCTGCGACCTGCTGCGCACCGACTGGATGACCGGCATCCAGTTCTATCTGACCGAGCGCGCCCCGCTGGTGCACGGACACCTCAACTGCATCGACTCGCCCTGGTCGTTGACGGCGATCCAGCAGGCCGAGCACTGGCCGGCCCGGGACTTCCCGGCCGACTACGGCGACGGCGCGGCCGTGGACTGCCTGTCGGTGGACATCTCGGAGTGGGACAAGCCCGGGATCCTCTACGGGAAGACGGCCAAGCAGTGCACCCGGGAGGAGGTGGCGCGCGAGGTGTGGGCGCAGCTGAAGGCCTCCCTCAACGACACCGGGAAGACCCCGCTGGCCGACCGCGTCCTGCACTCCTGGTTCCTGGACCCGGGGGTGGACGGGCTGGGCACTCCGCGGCCCACCAACCAGGACGAGCTGCTGATCCACCCGACCGGCACCTTCCACAACCGGCCGAGCGCGGGCACCCGCATCCCCAACTTCTTCCTCAGCGGGGACTACGTGGCCGTCGACATCGACCTGGCGACGATGGAGGGCGCGAACGCCTCGGCCCGCGCGGCCGTCAACGCCCTGCTGGACCGGGAGGGTTCGGCGGCGGCGAGGTGCGCGGTGATCCCGCGCTTCCGGCCCCCGGAGCTGGAGTCCGCCAAGCGGCACGACCTGTGGCGCTACCGTCTCGGCCTGCGGAACGTCTTCGACCTCGGCTGA
- a CDS encoding MAB_1171c family putative transporter translates to MKDGLTLYLAGSVMVLALLIKAPALRRGWDQPLMRAVCALLAVGCLLTFLAAPPSLAAVNDLTGVVNFAAPLVYGVLTAFSGASIVLILHWAGGPAAVLRRATWLTVGVFGAVTVLIVVLFVIGDAPVERLRDLDTYYANTPWLREMIVCYLLAHTAGSAALSLLCLKWMLRVDPALRLLRTGLALLMLGGVMDLGYLVAKWAAVGARWAGHDWDALSTYVAPPLASAAALLVGSGFIVPMVGGSATWRDFSQYRRLRPLWKALRGFASRNVATVPLTWWSPVGIRLIHRESVIDDGLLALAGWFDPAVRSAAYEAARRQGLAEAGASVVADAAMLAAACRARAAAERAGDPGPGPADPAPYRLDSQPMAALARAFRSSPIVAAARQGVPAGRS, encoded by the coding sequence GTGAAGGACGGCCTGACCCTCTACCTGGCGGGCTCCGTGATGGTGCTGGCCCTGCTGATCAAGGCCCCGGCGCTGCGCCGGGGCTGGGACCAGCCGCTGATGCGGGCCGTCTGCGCGCTGCTGGCGGTCGGCTGCCTGCTCACCTTCCTGGCGGCCCCGCCGTCCCTCGCGGCGGTCAACGACCTCACCGGTGTCGTCAACTTCGCCGCCCCGCTGGTGTACGGCGTCCTGACCGCCTTCTCGGGGGCCTCGATCGTGCTGATCCTGCACTGGGCGGGAGGTCCGGCGGCGGTCCTGCGGCGGGCGACCTGGCTGACGGTGGGGGTGTTCGGCGCGGTCACCGTGCTGATCGTGGTGCTGTTCGTGATCGGTGACGCGCCGGTGGAGCGGCTGCGGGACCTGGACACGTACTACGCCAACACGCCGTGGCTGCGCGAGATGATCGTCTGCTACCTGCTGGCGCACACCGCGGGCAGCGCCGCGCTGAGCCTGCTCTGCCTGAAGTGGATGCTACGGGTCGACCCCGCGCTGCGGCTGCTGCGGACCGGGCTGGCGCTGCTCATGCTGGGCGGGGTGATGGACCTCGGGTACCTCGTCGCGAAGTGGGCGGCGGTGGGTGCCCGCTGGGCGGGCCACGACTGGGACGCCCTGTCCACGTACGTGGCCCCGCCGCTGGCCTCGGCGGCGGCGCTGCTGGTGGGCTCCGGGTTCATCGTCCCGATGGTCGGCGGCTCGGCGACCTGGCGGGACTTCAGCCAGTACCGGCGGCTGCGCCCGCTGTGGAAGGCGCTGCGCGGGTTCGCGAGCCGCAATGTGGCGACGGTTCCGCTGACCTGGTGGTCGCCGGTCGGGATCCGGCTGATCCACCGCGAGTCGGTGATCGACGACGGGCTGCTGGCCCTCGCGGGCTGGTTCGACCCCGCCGTACGGTCGGCCGCGTACGAGGCCGCGCGCCGCCAGGGCCTGGCGGAGGCGGGTGCCTCCGTGGTGGCGGACGCGGCCATGCTCGCCGCCGCCTGCCGGGCGCGGGCCGCCGCCGAGCGGGCGGGGGACCCGGGTCCCGGGCCCGCGGACCCGGCCCCGTACCGCCTCGACAGCCAGCCGATGGCCGCACTCGCCCGCGCCTTCCGCAGCTCGCCCATCGTGGCGGCGGCCCGCCAGGGGGTCCCGGCGGGCCGCTCGTAG
- a CDS encoding RICIN domain-containing protein — protein sequence MILPDGIYRIRNVDSGLVLQLEGASRVRVGPDGPPAPAAARRWRISPVHSGGGIFHVVSEDNGRRLDVANASTDSGARVQVWRANAFGAQEWLVEEHLDDPGVVSLVACISGLLLEADGEGRARQGEDTDSPSQWWRLEPA from the coding sequence GTGATACTCCCTGACGGGATCTACCGGATCCGCAACGTGGACAGTGGGCTGGTGCTCCAGCTGGAGGGCGCCTCCCGGGTGCGGGTGGGCCCCGACGGGCCGCCCGCTCCGGCCGCCGCCCGCCGGTGGCGGATCTCTCCGGTGCACAGCGGCGGCGGGATCTTCCACGTGGTGAGCGAGGACAACGGCCGGCGCCTGGACGTCGCGAACGCCTCGACCGACAGCGGTGCGCGGGTGCAGGTGTGGCGGGCCAACGCCTTCGGCGCGCAGGAGTGGCTCGTGGAGGAGCACCTGGACGATCCGGGGGTGGTGTCCCTGGTCGCGTGCATCAGCGGGCTGCTGCTGGAGGCCGACGGCGAGGGACGGGCCCGGCAGGGCGAGGACACCGACTCGCCCTCCCAGTGGTGGCGGCTGGAACCGGCCTGA
- a CDS encoding bifunctional 5,10-methylenetetrahydrofolate dehydrogenase/5,10-methenyltetrahydrofolate cyclohydrolase, which yields MDGTGLARRVSERTAALAAKITERTGTAPCLATVLVGEDPASVTYVRMKQNRCAKAGITSRHVELPAETTTEELVAALTALSEDPEISGILLQHPVPHHIDERAAFEAIAPGKDVDGVTMHSFAAMGFGLPGFVSCTPGGIMRLLAEYEVDLTGKHAVVVGRSAILGKPAGMLLLEQNATVTYCHSRTQDLPSIVRQADVLVAAVGKAEFIRGEDIKPGAVVLDAGYNEGNVGDVHFESAAARASLITPVPGGVGPMTIAVLLEQTVQAAAAQAGLDLDEL from the coding sequence ATGGACGGCACCGGCCTCGCCCGCCGTGTCTCGGAGCGGACCGCCGCCCTGGCGGCGAAGATCACCGAGCGCACCGGCACCGCCCCCTGTCTGGCCACCGTCCTGGTGGGCGAGGACCCCGCGTCCGTCACCTACGTACGGATGAAGCAGAACCGTTGCGCCAAGGCCGGGATCACCTCCCGCCACGTGGAGCTGCCGGCCGAGACCACCACCGAGGAGCTCGTCGCCGCCCTCACGGCCCTCTCCGAGGACCCGGAGATCAGCGGCATCCTGCTCCAGCACCCCGTCCCGCACCACATCGACGAGCGCGCCGCCTTCGAGGCCATCGCCCCCGGCAAGGACGTCGACGGTGTGACCATGCACTCCTTCGCCGCCATGGGCTTCGGCCTGCCCGGCTTCGTCTCCTGCACCCCCGGCGGCATCATGCGCCTGCTCGCCGAGTACGAGGTGGACCTCACCGGCAAGCACGCCGTCGTGGTCGGCCGCAGCGCGATCCTGGGCAAGCCCGCCGGGATGCTGCTGCTGGAGCAGAACGCCACCGTCACCTACTGCCACTCCCGCACCCAGGACCTGCCCTCGATCGTGCGCCAGGCTGACGTCCTGGTCGCCGCCGTCGGCAAGGCCGAGTTCATCCGGGGCGAGGACATCAAGCCCGGCGCGGTCGTCCTGGACGCCGGGTACAACGAGGGCAACGTCGGCGACGTCCACTTCGAGTCGGCCGCCGCCCGCGCCTCCCTGATCACCCCGGTGCCCGGCGGTGTCGGCCCGATGACCATCGCGGTCCTGCTGGAGCAGACCGTGCAGGCCGCCGCCGCCCAGGCCGGGCTGGACCTCGACGAGCTCTGA
- a CDS encoding NAD(P)/FAD-dependent oxidoreductase has product MHQSSPQRHAVVIGGSMAGLLAAAVLAEHATVTIIDADTLPEGPVPRRGLPQARHVHVMWSAGARAIEEILPGITDDWTAAGALRRSLPTDLVSMTARGWLPRGGETQFNISCGRDLLDSVVRRRVTALPGVTTLQRSRVRSLEGTAARITGVRADTPEEQGRLLPADLVVDAGGRGSRARAWLEALGVRGIRQAEVDSGLVYATRVFEAPAEAHELGFPIVNVQSDPRVPVPGRTATIVPIENGQWQATLSGTRGGRPTDDPDAFVPFARSVRDPVVGRLLEGRKPLTGVAVTQSTANRRIHFEQADLPDGFFAVGDSVATFNPVYGQGMTVAAQGLLAVRALLRAGDPARPGFGRAAQRALTPQVAAAWELATSQDIRYPGATGTKPKPGAGLLDAYVGRLVAGASTEERLTGAFFEVITMSSPPTAWFRPEVVWRVLRTSGRDAPTAPPLTAAERAVAGLDGAGTSGRSRW; this is encoded by the coding sequence ATGCACCAGTCCTCCCCGCAGCGCCATGCCGTCGTCATCGGCGGCAGCATGGCGGGCCTGCTCGCGGCCGCCGTCCTCGCCGAGCACGCGACGGTCACGATCATCGACGCCGACACCCTGCCCGAAGGCCCCGTGCCCCGGCGCGGGCTCCCGCAGGCCCGGCACGTGCACGTCATGTGGTCGGCCGGAGCCCGCGCCATCGAGGAGATCCTGCCCGGCATCACCGACGACTGGACGGCGGCCGGCGCGCTGCGCCGCAGCCTGCCCACCGACCTGGTGTCGATGACCGCCCGGGGCTGGCTCCCCCGTGGCGGCGAGACCCAGTTCAACATCTCCTGCGGCCGCGACCTGCTCGACTCGGTGGTCCGCCGCCGGGTGACCGCCCTCCCGGGGGTCACCACCCTCCAGCGGAGCCGGGTGCGGTCCCTGGAGGGCACGGCCGCCCGGATCACCGGCGTCCGCGCCGACACCCCCGAGGAGCAGGGCCGGCTGCTCCCGGCCGACCTCGTCGTCGACGCCGGCGGGCGCGGGTCCCGGGCCCGCGCCTGGCTGGAGGCGCTCGGGGTGCGCGGTATCCGGCAGGCCGAGGTCGACTCCGGCCTGGTCTACGCCACCCGCGTCTTCGAGGCGCCCGCCGAAGCCCACGAGCTGGGCTTCCCCATCGTCAACGTCCAGTCCGACCCCCGGGTGCCCGTGCCGGGCCGGACCGCGACGATCGTCCCGATCGAGAACGGCCAGTGGCAGGCCACCCTGTCCGGCACCCGCGGCGGCCGGCCCACCGACGACCCCGACGCCTTCGTCCCCTTCGCCAGGAGCGTCCGGGACCCCGTCGTCGGCCGGCTGCTGGAGGGGAGGAAGCCGCTCACCGGCGTCGCCGTCACCCAGAGCACCGCGAACCGCCGCATCCACTTCGAGCAGGCGGACCTGCCCGACGGCTTCTTCGCCGTCGGGGACTCCGTCGCCACCTTCAACCCGGTCTACGGGCAGGGCATGACCGTCGCCGCGCAGGGCCTGCTCGCCGTCCGCGCCCTGCTGCGCGCCGGGGACCCGGCCCGGCCCGGCTTCGGCAGGGCCGCACAGCGCGCCCTCACCCCGCAGGTGGCCGCCGCCTGGGAGCTGGCCACCTCGCAGGACATCCGCTACCCCGGAGCCACCGGCACGAAGCCGAAGCCGGGGGCGGGGCTGCTCGACGCCTACGTCGGCCGGCTGGTGGCGGGGGCGAGCACCGAGGAGCGGCTCACCGGCGCCTTCTTCGAGGTCATCACCATGTCCAGCCCGCCCACCGCCTGGTTCCGGCCGGAGGTGGTCTGGCGGGTGCTGCGCACCTCCGGCAGGGACGCCCCGACGGCTCCGCCGCTGACGGCGGCCGAGCGGGCGGTCGCGGGCCTCGACGGAGCCGGCACCTCTGGCCGGTCCCGGTGGTGA
- a CDS encoding 4a-hydroxytetrahydrobiopterin dehydratase — MPSEPLSQKEIEDRLRELPGWAFEDDRIRRTYRVGTHRAASALVAHIAVVQDELNHHSDLTLGYNTVRLSVNSHDAGGVVTEQDFALAERVEALAPAHGAS, encoded by the coding sequence ATGCCGAGCGAACCGCTTTCGCAGAAGGAGATCGAGGACCGGCTCCGGGAACTTCCCGGCTGGGCCTTCGAGGACGACCGGATCCGGCGCACGTACCGGGTGGGCACGCACCGGGCCGCGAGCGCCCTGGTCGCCCACATCGCCGTGGTCCAGGACGAGCTGAACCACCACTCGGACCTCACCCTCGGCTACAACACCGTCCGCCTCTCGGTGAACAGCCACGACGCGGGCGGTGTCGTCACCGAGCAGGACTTCGCCCTCGCCGAACGCGTCGAAGCCCTCGCCCCCGCCCACGGAGCGAGCTGA
- a CDS encoding toxin-antitoxin system, toxin component — MRTTRTMRRLGAELLADARLTRPAGAAEIIGALCAAFGRRSGRPVDYHFAPFPPETASGLWLQLEDRDLVVVEARTRPEHQLVIACHELWHIEEGACDGHGLTVAARLTGPRGSLAELLRPDSALECVIRQAAARADHEDPAEIRAETFGLHLGKILKAFLPPPRQEPFSEEIERIKSSLGWSR, encoded by the coding sequence ATGAGGACCACACGGACCATGCGGAGGCTCGGCGCCGAGCTGCTGGCGGACGCGCGGCTCACCCGCCCGGCCGGGGCCGCCGAGATCATCGGGGCGCTGTGCGCGGCCTTCGGGCGCCGCAGCGGCCGGCCGGTGGACTACCACTTCGCCCCCTTCCCGCCGGAGACCGCCAGCGGACTGTGGCTCCAGCTCGAAGATCGCGACCTGGTCGTCGTCGAGGCCCGCACCCGGCCCGAGCACCAGCTGGTCATCGCCTGCCACGAGCTGTGGCACATCGAGGAGGGCGCCTGCGACGGCCACGGCCTGACGGTGGCCGCACGCCTGACGGGACCCCGCGGCAGCCTCGCGGAGCTGCTGCGCCCGGACTCCGCGCTGGAGTGCGTGATCCGGCAGGCGGCCGCCCGCGCCGACCACGAGGACCCGGCCGAGATCCGGGCCGAGACCTTCGGCCTGCACCTCGGCAAGATCCTCAAGGCCTTCCTGCCCCCACCCCGGCAGGAGCCCTTCTCGGAGGAGATCGAACGGATCAAGTCCTCGCTCGGCTGGAGCCGTTGA
- a CDS encoding helix-turn-helix domain-containing protein, whose product MTTTTPTVGALLRAWRERRGISQLELAGRADSSSRHISFIETGRSRPSEEMVLRLADRLDVPVRERNALLLAAGYAPHYAQTALDDPSMETLREGIQRLLTGYEPYPALVVDATYDVVAANRGILMLLDGLPQHLLTPPLNAMRITLHPEGLAPKIRNLEEWRGHLLAQMERQIALARSEPLRALYEEVSAYPVAERPGDREPDEPVPYIALPLVIEHDGHLLSFVSSIATFNTPMDVTVAELAIETMLPADPATVKYLRSLGD is encoded by the coding sequence ATGACCACCACGACGCCCACGGTCGGTGCCCTGCTCCGCGCATGGCGGGAGCGGCGCGGGATCAGCCAGCTGGAGCTGGCGGGCCGCGCCGACTCCTCGTCGCGGCACATCAGCTTCATCGAGACGGGGCGGTCCCGGCCGAGCGAGGAGATGGTGCTGCGGCTGGCCGACCGGCTCGACGTGCCGGTCCGGGAGCGCAACGCGCTGCTGCTGGCTGCGGGTTACGCCCCGCACTACGCGCAGACGGCGCTGGACGACCCGTCGATGGAGACACTGCGCGAGGGCATACAGCGGCTGCTGACGGGATACGAGCCCTATCCCGCGCTGGTCGTGGACGCCACGTACGACGTCGTCGCCGCCAACCGGGGCATCCTGATGCTGCTGGACGGACTGCCGCAGCACCTGCTGACCCCGCCGCTGAACGCCATGCGGATCACCCTGCACCCCGAAGGCCTGGCCCCGAAGATCCGCAACCTCGAGGAGTGGCGCGGGCACCTGCTGGCCCAGATGGAGCGCCAGATCGCGCTGGCCCGGTCCGAGCCGCTCCGTGCGCTGTACGAGGAGGTGTCGGCGTATCCGGTCGCCGAGCGTCCGGGCGACCGCGAACCGGACGAGCCCGTCCCGTACATCGCGCTGCCGCTGGTCATCGAGCACGACGGCCACCTGCTGTCCTTCGTGTCGTCCATCGCGACCTTCAACACGCCGATGGACGTGACCGTCGCCGAGCTGGCCATCGAGACGATGCTCCCGGCCGACCCGGCGACGGTGAAGTACCTGCGCTCACTCGGAGACTGA
- a CDS encoding aldo/keto reductase codes for MNQVPAVRLNNGTSMPQLGFGVWQVPDSEAKKTVATALEAGYRSIDTAAAYGNERGTGKALAASGVPRGELFVTTKLWNSPKHRWGRDEVLRAFDDSLGKLRLDYLDLYLIHWPRPMRDDFLTIWQTFEEIAASGRARAVGVSNFRPEDLERLRTVSPLVPAVNQIELHPLFPQAELRALHASLGIATEAWSPLGQGKELLALPAVASVAAKHGRSPAQVVLRWHLRLGNIVIPKSVTPSRIRENLDVFGFELDADDLAALDALGAGGHRIGPDPAVFDN; via the coding sequence GTGAACCAGGTGCCCGCCGTCCGGCTCAACAACGGCACGTCCATGCCCCAGCTCGGCTTCGGCGTCTGGCAGGTGCCGGACTCCGAGGCGAAGAAGACCGTCGCGACCGCACTGGAGGCCGGCTACCGCAGCATCGACACGGCGGCGGCCTACGGCAACGAGCGGGGCACCGGCAAGGCCCTGGCGGCCTCCGGGGTGCCGCGCGGGGAACTGTTCGTCACCACCAAGCTGTGGAACAGCCCGAAGCACCGCTGGGGCCGGGACGAGGTGCTGCGCGCCTTCGACGACTCGCTCGGCAAGCTGCGCCTGGACTACCTCGACCTGTACCTGATCCACTGGCCGCGCCCGATGCGGGACGACTTCCTGACGATCTGGCAGACCTTCGAGGAGATCGCGGCGAGCGGCCGGGCCCGGGCGGTCGGCGTGTCGAACTTCCGTCCGGAGGACCTGGAGCGGCTGCGTACCGTGAGCCCGCTGGTCCCGGCCGTGAACCAGATCGAGCTGCACCCGCTGTTCCCGCAGGCCGAACTGCGGGCCCTGCACGCCTCCCTCGGCATCGCCACCGAGGCCTGGTCCCCGCTCGGCCAGGGCAAGGAGCTGCTGGCCCTGCCGGCGGTGGCCTCGGTGGCCGCCAAGCACGGCCGCAGCCCCGCGCAGGTGGTGCTGCGCTGGCACCTGCGGCTGGGCAACATCGTGATCCCGAAGTCGGTGACCCCGTCCCGGATCCGCGAGAACCTGGACGTCTTCGGCTTCGAGCTGGACGCGGACGACCTGGCGGCGCTGGACGCGCTGGGCGCGGGCGGCCACCGGATCGGGCCGGACCCGGCCGTCTTCGACAACTGA